Proteins encoded in a region of the Acidimicrobiales bacterium genome:
- a CDS encoding DUF6262 family protein translates to MRADNTSHLALSTRFRSEQARDRAIEAIRCLDRDGHHVTVAAVSRVAGVSRSFLYRHDDLRTEIAQLRDVPAAADRPLPSRLRAGEDSRHARAEALRSEIARLTDENRWLRQQAETLLGERRAAPPDHTAHP, encoded by the coding sequence ATGCGAGCTGACAACACCTCCCACCTCGCCCTCTCCACCCGGTTCCGCAGCGAACAGGCACGAGACCGGGCCATCGAAGCCATCCGATGCCTCGACCGCGACGGGCACCACGTCACCGTCGCCGCCGTGTCCCGCGTCGCTGGCGTGTCCCGCTCGTTCCTCTACCGCCATGACGACCTGCGCACCGAGATCGCTCAGCTCCGAGACGTGCCGGCAGCGGCGGACCGTCCCCTGCCCTCGCGGTTACGAGCCGGCGAGGACTCCCGACACGCCCGAGCCGAAGCGCTGCGATCCGAGATTGCACGACTCACCGACGAGAACCGGTGGCTGCGCCAACAAGCTGAAACGCTGCTCGGCGAGCGGCGGGCCGCCCCACCTGACCACACGGCCCACCCTTGA
- a CDS encoding tyrosine-type recombinase/integrase: MTALAAATPEGSRRWAATLAAAVRPEFDVERYQPGPDDPALGRGSCRVAGCGGPAKARGICEVHHRAWTADGKPDLDAFVAGASPAARQARRPRNSFDLWGLKGTARLELAYVLQCRHDERGAPLTPRVMGEITELLRSSGVSSLLDRSLDRWLADLARVTPEEASGSHERALVRYAYARIEDLAAEGDADVLYGRDVWDARRLGIEPHRSPHRISFTTVHPGWLRDAAKRWARFRLATGTRFSSVAGDVAAIRSFSGFLAARPAPADNESVVTRAVIEDYLLWLAGSGRSPATRTGLLVGLKIFLDHSRRHGWLPRLPADAIVYREDLPRREVAVPRFISEFVMGQLEPDEAIASLPDVSTRHLVVLLIEAGLRAGDACMLAFDPVVTDSTGWPCLRYHNSKVGIEQLVPLSERAAATIAAQQQHVRSRFPAGCALLFPRQRGNADGTRPYPSTNLQQHLLRWSRLLDLRDEAGEAVTVTAHRFRHTVGTRMINQGVPAHIVQRYLGHASPQMTAVYAHLHDQTMRAAFDQYCKSRVNIVGQLLAYDADSPATDAEWIKHNLARVADSLPNGYCGRPPQRDCPHPNACLTCPDFQTTPEFLPVHRAQAKTNRRLIAKAEADGRFRQVANLRKVQDSLDTIIPALEALHGDDAQDAS, translated from the coding sequence ATGACCGCCCTCGCGGCGGCGACACCGGAAGGGTCGCGCCGGTGGGCGGCGACGTTGGCCGCCGCGGTGCGGCCCGAGTTCGACGTCGAGCGTTACCAACCCGGCCCGGATGACCCGGCGCTGGGCCGCGGGTCGTGCCGGGTGGCCGGCTGTGGCGGGCCGGCCAAGGCCCGCGGCATCTGCGAGGTCCACCATCGGGCGTGGACGGCCGACGGCAAACCCGACCTGGACGCCTTCGTGGCCGGTGCCTCGCCGGCCGCCCGCCAGGCCCGGAGGCCGCGGAACTCCTTTGACCTGTGGGGGCTCAAGGGAACGGCCCGCCTGGAACTGGCCTATGTCCTGCAATGCCGTCACGACGAGCGGGGCGCGCCGCTCACCCCCCGCGTGATGGGCGAGATCACCGAGCTGCTCCGGTCCAGCGGCGTGTCGTCGCTGTTGGACCGGTCCCTGGACCGGTGGTTGGCTGACCTCGCCCGGGTGACACCGGAGGAGGCGAGTGGGTCCCATGAGCGGGCACTGGTGCGCTACGCGTATGCCCGCATCGAGGACCTCGCCGCCGAGGGCGACGCCGATGTCCTCTACGGGCGTGACGTGTGGGACGCCCGCCGATTGGGGATCGAACCGCACCGCTCGCCCCACCGGATCAGCTTCACCACCGTCCACCCTGGTTGGCTTCGCGACGCGGCCAAACGTTGGGCCCGGTTCCGCCTGGCCACCGGCACGAGGTTCTCCTCGGTGGCCGGCGACGTCGCCGCCATTCGCTCCTTCTCCGGGTTCCTCGCCGCCCGGCCCGCTCCGGCCGACAACGAATCGGTCGTCACCCGGGCCGTGATCGAGGACTACCTGTTGTGGCTCGCCGGGTCCGGCCGGTCGCCCGCCACCCGCACTGGTCTGCTGGTCGGTCTGAAGATCTTCTTGGACCACAGCCGCCGTCACGGCTGGTTGCCCCGCCTGCCCGCCGACGCCATCGTCTACCGGGAAGACCTGCCCCGACGGGAAGTCGCGGTGCCCCGCTTCATCAGCGAGTTCGTGATGGGACAGCTCGAGCCCGACGAGGCGATCGCGTCTCTACCGGATGTGAGCACGCGACATCTGGTAGTCCTGCTCATCGAGGCCGGGCTGCGGGCGGGCGACGCCTGCATGCTCGCCTTCGATCCCGTCGTGACCGACTCCACTGGCTGGCCGTGCCTGCGCTATCACAACTCCAAGGTCGGCATCGAACAGCTCGTGCCGCTCTCTGAGCGTGCAGCGGCGACCATCGCCGCCCAACAACAACACGTGCGCTCCCGGTTCCCGGCCGGCTGCGCGCTGCTGTTCCCCAGACAACGGGGCAACGCCGACGGCACCCGTCCCTATCCCAGCACCAACCTCCAACAGCACCTTCTGCGCTGGTCGCGCCTGCTCGATCTGCGCGACGAGGCCGGCGAGGCGGTCACCGTGACCGCCCACCGGTTCCGCCACACCGTCGGCACAAGGATGATCAACCAAGGCGTCCCCGCCCACATCGTGCAGCGCTACCTGGGTCACGCGAGCCCGCAGATGACCGCCGTGTACGCCCACCTGCACGACCAGACGATGCGAGCCGCGTTCGACCAGTACTGCAAAAGCAGGGTCAACATCGTCGGCCAACTCCTCGCGTATGACGCCGATTCGCCGGCCACCGACGCGGAGTGGATCAAGCACAACCTGGCCCGCGTCGCCGACAGCCTGCCCAACGGCTACTGCGGACGGCCACCACAACGCGACTGTCCGCACCCGAATGCCTGTTTGACGTGCCCCGACTTCCAGACCACACCGGAGTTCCTGCCCGTGCACCGAGCCCAGGCCAAAACCAACCGTCGGCTCATCGCCAAGGCCGAAGCCGACGGACGGTTCCGGCAAGTGGCCAACCTGCGCAAGGTCCAAGACAGCCTCGACACGATCATCCCCGCCCTCGAAGCCCTCCACGGAGACGACGCCCAAGATGCGAGCTGA